A genomic region of Lysinibacillus sp. 2017 contains the following coding sequences:
- a CDS encoding IS3 family transposase (programmed frameshift): protein MELRRGRYTAEQKQAIIARMMPPQNESVPKLSAETGVTDVTLYKWRKEARATGEVTPGNNQISDKWSSQDKFLVVMETFAMNEVELAEYCRRKGLYREQIEAWKEVCLQANGQVFDQAKQLNGQLKEEQQRSKALEKDLQKKEKALAEAAALLLLRKKGPSDLGGRRGRMTCPSNRKLAVELIQEANQNGARLAKACEELHISVRTYERWVKGGEIQLDQRPKAKRPVPKNKLSEEERTEILTVVKQDEFADLPPTQIVPKLADQGTYIASESTFYRVLREENMQNHRGFSQKPTKRTPESHLAVAPNQVWTWDITWLAGPVKGMYYRLYLIIDLFSRKVVGWEVWETEEAKYAEQLVQKAVLNERIQGAPLVLHSDNGSPMKASTFQGFLEKMGIQSSYSRPRVSNDNPFSEAMFRTLKYRPNFPRKGFKTIEEARKWALEFVCWYNEVHLHSALNFVTSVQCHTGEHHKVLANRKLVYEKSKQKNPERWTGATRNWSAHKEVALNPMKEKIMSE, encoded by the exons ATGGAACTAAGAAGAGGACGATACACAGCTGAACAAAAGCAGGCGATTATTGCACGAATGATGCCTCCACAAAATGAATCGGTACCGAAACTAAGCGCAGAAACGGGCGTTACAGATGTAACACTATATAAATGGCGCAAGGAAGCACGTGCGACTGGCGAAGTTACCCCAGGTAACAACCAAATAAGTGATAAGTGGAGCAGTCAGGATAAGTTTTTAGTCGTAATGGAAACATTCGCAATGAATGAAGTGGAACTCGCAGAATATTGTCGTAGAAAAGGCTTGTACCGAGAACAGATTGAAGCATGGAAAGAGGTTTGCCTTCAGGCAAATGGTCAAGTATTTGATCAAGCGAAACAATTAAATGGTCAGCTCAAAGAAGAACAGCAGCGTTCAAAAGCATTAGAAAAAGATTTACAGAAGAAAGAAAAGGCACTCGCAGAAGCAGCGGCATTACTCTTACTTCGAAAAAAGG GCCCAAGCGATTTGGGGGGACGAAGAGGAAGAATGACCTGCCCGTCAAATCGCAAACTAGCGGTAGAGCTGATTCAAGAAGCGAATCAAAATGGGGCGCGATTGGCGAAAGCATGTGAAGAACTGCATATTAGTGTACGAACGTATGAACGTTGGGTAAAGGGCGGCGAAATTCAGTTAGATCAACGCCCGAAAGCCAAGCGACCTGTACCCAAAAATAAGCTGTCGGAAGAAGAACGAACAGAAATTTTAACGGTTGTGAAGCAAGATGAATTCGCTGATTTACCTCCAACTCAGATTGTCCCGAAGCTAGCCGATCAAGGCACATATATTGCCTCAGAATCAACATTTTATCGTGTATTACGTGAAGAAAACATGCAAAATCACCGAGGCTTCAGTCAAAAGCCAACAAAACGTACACCAGAAAGCCATCTTGCGGTAGCACCGAATCAAGTGTGGACATGGGATATTACGTGGTTGGCCGGACCTGTGAAAGGCATGTATTACCGCCTTTATTTAATTATCGATTTATTTAGCCGTAAGGTTGTAGGCTGGGAAGTTTGGGAAACAGAAGAAGCGAAATATGCGGAGCAGTTAGTACAAAAAGCGGTTCTGAATGAAAGGATTCAAGGCGCACCATTAGTGTTACATTCTGATAATGGTAGCCCGATGAAAGCTTCGACATTTCAAGGTTTTCTGGAGAAAATGGGCATACAAAGTTCGTATTCTAGGCCACGTGTGAGTAACGATAACCCGTTTTCAGAAGCGATGTTTCGGACGTTAAAATATCGTCCAAATTTCCCTCGAAAAGGCTTTAAAACAATTGAGGAAGCAAGAAAATGGGCGTTGGAATTTGTTTGTTGGTATAACGAAGTGCATTTGCATAGTGCGTTAAATTTTGTGACATCTGTGCAGTGTCATACGGGTGAGCATCATAAAGTTCTAGCAAATAGAAAACTAGTTTACGAGAAATCGAAGCAGAAGAATCCCGAACGTTGGACAGGAGCAACACGTAATTGGTCAGCGCATAAAGAAGTAGCACTGAATCCAATGAAAGAAAAAATCATGTCAGAATAA
- a CDS encoding cytochrome ubiquinol oxidase subunit I has product MINESAVYWSRILMEVTLSFHIVYATIGVGVPIMIMIAQWIGIRNNDEHYILMARRWARGFVITVAVGVVTGTIIGLQLSLLWPNFMQTAGQLIALPLFMETFAFFFEAIFLGIYLYTWDRFENQKKHMLLLIPVAIGASMSAVFITIVNAFMNAPQGFDIVDGQIINIQPLVAMFNPAMPTKVAHVLVTAYMTCAFLLASIAAYRLLRGSNHIYHKKALYLLMKIGFIFTAATILIGDFSGKYLAEYQPEKLAAAEWHFETSENASLVLFGLLDDGEVKYALKVPYALSILAYSNPKAEVIGLDQFPIDEHPPLSIHYLFNIMVIIGMFMFAVSLLYLLAIWRRWSFVRSKWFRAGIVAGGPLSIVAIETGWWLAEVGRQPWVMRGIMRTEQGATTSSYVDVMLILFSILYFILAVGSIVTLHRMFKNNPIVKELAARNAKGDDVV; this is encoded by the coding sequence GTGATTAATGAATCTGCTGTATATTGGAGTCGAATTTTAATGGAAGTCACGCTATCATTCCATATTGTTTATGCAACAATTGGGGTTGGCGTTCCAATTATGATTATGATTGCCCAATGGATTGGAATTCGAAATAACGATGAACATTATATTTTAATGGCAAGGCGTTGGGCAAGAGGATTCGTCATAACGGTAGCTGTTGGGGTTGTTACAGGAACAATTATAGGATTACAACTCTCCTTATTATGGCCAAACTTTATGCAAACAGCTGGACAATTAATTGCACTTCCGTTGTTTATGGAGACTTTTGCTTTTTTCTTTGAAGCCATTTTTTTAGGTATTTATTTATATACATGGGATCGCTTTGAAAATCAGAAAAAGCATATGTTGCTGCTAATACCAGTAGCCATAGGAGCTTCGATGTCAGCTGTATTTATTACCATCGTGAATGCTTTTATGAATGCACCACAGGGTTTTGATATTGTGGATGGTCAAATAATTAATATTCAACCATTAGTTGCAATGTTCAATCCAGCGATGCCGACAAAAGTGGCACATGTTTTGGTAACAGCCTATATGACATGTGCATTTTTATTAGCTTCGATTGCAGCATACCGCTTGTTACGTGGTTCCAACCATATTTATCATAAAAAAGCGCTTTATTTACTAATGAAAATCGGTTTTATTTTTACGGCCGCTACGATACTTATAGGGGATTTTTCTGGTAAGTATTTAGCAGAATATCAACCAGAAAAGTTAGCTGCTGCGGAATGGCATTTTGAAACTAGTGAAAATGCATCTCTAGTGTTATTTGGTTTATTAGACGATGGCGAAGTAAAGTATGCACTGAAAGTTCCATATGCCCTTAGTATTCTAGCGTATAGTAATCCAAAAGCTGAAGTAATCGGACTTGATCAATTTCCGATTGATGAGCATCCACCGTTAAGTATTCATTATTTATTCAACATAATGGTTATCATTGGAATGTTTATGTTTGCCGTATCACTACTTTATTTACTCGCAATATGGCGAAGATGGTCATTTGTCCGTTCAAAATGGTTCCGCGCAGGAATTGTAGCAGGTGGACCTTTATCGATAGTAGCAATTGAAACGGGCTGGTGGTTAGCAGAAGTTGGCCGTCAACCATGGGTGATGCGCGGTATTATGCGTACGGAGCAGGGGGCAACTACGAGTAGCTATGTGGATGTTATGCTCATTTTATTTTCAATTCTTTACTTTATTTTGGCGGTAGGTAGTATTGTTACACTGCATCGTATGTTCAAAAATAATCCAATAGTCAAAGAGCTTGCAGCAAGAAACGCGAAGGGGGATGACGTAGTATGA
- a CDS encoding zinc-binding dehydrogenase, with product MLTEGESGKVKPIIDKRFKLSEITEAFKYFQEGHAQGKVVITL from the coding sequence ATCCTAACAGAGGGGGAGAGCGGAAAAGTAAAACCAATAATTGATAAACGATTTAAGTTAAGTGAAATAACGGAAGCATTCAAATATTTTCAGGAAGGTCACGCTCAAGGGAAAGTGGTGATTACTTTATAA
- a CDS encoding ATP-dependent endonuclease encodes MKLMKLLITNFRSIGGNDETPGVVIDMEDTNVINLIGQNNVGKSSILHAYDYFVTTSINALNDDFYNGLDNKIIIEAWIKAEGTDDENHRAMTNSMDKNKIGRFRKVWSEVGKSAEKFTWNVTTKEWDKGGAGGFDTILQNACPTPIWLRGLDSAEAILETVNKLIKEKVISKVTELPIYTQLNSNLEVLRNEIREHEYTIKLQDRLDGLLKDTFPNMNLELVNKEKASIEKKVGDFVDTEVQITNNNTFAVGMENHGHGVRRQFLFNAMRELNDVMVELSKTKAQRKNDGILDTLGVQTEQVENKSSILLIEEPELFLHPQSIRAFTNTLYNLAEGSKFQIMTATHSPILVDLSKNHTTLIRVIMTDKGTKAHQVKSNIFESDEKETLKMLNTFNPYVCEAFFADKVILVEGDTEAIVFREILKGFVENRTLKLAESPLIVNCGSKMNIPAFQKVLEHFEIKYFVVHDLDDEKTVSGKTSAAWTMNTKIDQCIASFNSISEKSASRFIMEKNFEEAHGYSYDSTLGKPLSAFKLAQSWDLNDGAIPAVKAMKEALEILADKETQITHLDSTSEIVEGMKSISEGESTASI; translated from the coding sequence ATGAAGTTGATGAAGTTATTAATTACTAATTTCAGATCAATTGGCGGTAATGATGAAACTCCGGGTGTAGTAATTGATATGGAGGATACAAATGTAATTAATTTGATTGGGCAGAATAATGTGGGGAAATCATCTATATTACATGCATATGATTATTTTGTTACTACTTCGATAAATGCTTTAAATGATGATTTTTATAATGGCTTAGATAACAAAATTATTATTGAAGCTTGGATTAAAGCCGAGGGAACAGACGATGAAAATCACCGTGCCATGACAAATTCAATGGATAAAAATAAAATAGGCCGATTTAGGAAAGTATGGAGCGAAGTCGGAAAGTCCGCTGAGAAGTTTACTTGGAATGTAACAACGAAAGAATGGGATAAAGGTGGGGCAGGAGGATTCGATACAATATTACAAAATGCTTGCCCAACACCAATCTGGTTACGAGGATTAGATAGTGCCGAGGCAATATTAGAAACGGTAAATAAATTAATAAAAGAAAAAGTGATATCAAAGGTAACTGAGCTACCAATTTACACTCAATTAAATAGCAATTTAGAGGTACTAAGGAATGAAATACGTGAACATGAATATACGATTAAGTTACAAGATAGATTAGATGGATTACTAAAAGATACATTTCCAAACATGAATTTAGAATTGGTAAACAAGGAAAAGGCGAGTATTGAAAAGAAAGTTGGTGACTTTGTAGATACCGAAGTACAAATAACTAACAATAATACTTTTGCTGTAGGTATGGAAAATCACGGTCATGGTGTTAGAAGACAATTTTTATTTAATGCTATGAGAGAATTAAATGATGTAATGGTTGAATTAAGTAAAACTAAAGCTCAAAGAAAGAATGATGGGATACTTGACACCTTAGGGGTTCAAACTGAACAAGTAGAAAATAAATCAAGTATACTTTTAATTGAAGAGCCAGAGTTATTTTTACACCCTCAATCAATAAGAGCATTTACTAATACATTATATAATTTGGCAGAAGGTTCAAAATTTCAAATAATGACTGCAACTCATTCGCCAATATTAGTAGATTTAAGTAAAAATCATACAACACTAATAAGAGTTATAATGACAGATAAGGGAACTAAGGCTCATCAAGTTAAAAGTAATATATTTGAATCTGATGAGAAGGAAACTTTAAAAATGCTCAACACATTTAATCCTTATGTATGCGAAGCATTCTTTGCTGACAAAGTTATTTTAGTTGAGGGAGATACAGAGGCTATAGTGTTCAGAGAAATATTAAAAGGTTTTGTTGAAAATAGAACATTGAAATTAGCAGAATCCCCTTTAATTGTTAATTGTGGTTCGAAGATGAACATTCCAGCATTCCAAAAGGTCTTAGAGCATTTTGAGATAAAATATTTTGTCGTACATGATCTAGATGACGAAAAAACTGTATCTGGAAAGACTTCAGCAGCATGGACTATGAATACAAAAATTGATCAATGCATTGCAAGTTTTAACTCAATATCGGAGAAGAGTGCTAGTAGATTTATAATGGAAAAGAATTTCGAAGAAGCACATGGCTATTCTTATGATTCAACGTTAGGAAAACCATTATCGGCATTTAAATTAGCCCAAAGTTGGGACTTAAATGATGGAGCCATACCTGCTGTAAAAGCCATGAAAGAAGCTTTAGAAATATTAGCAGATAAAGAAACGCAAATTACCCATTTAGATAGTACATCAGAAATTGTGGAAGGAATGAAATCTATAAGTGAAGGTGAATCTACCGCATCTATCTAA
- the rlmD gene encoding 23S rRNA (uracil(1939)-C(5))-methyltransferase RlmD, whose translation MTAPIKKNDRTTVYIEDLTHDGNGVAKIDGYPLFIQGVLPGETAEVHVLKTLKNYGFAKVVDILEKSPDRVDATCEYFDQCGGCQLQHLSYEGQLKWKQNMVENAMKRLGKIDAPVHPVKGMEEPWQYRNKSQIPFAQNEEGDAVAGFYKTKSHAIVDMNRCLIQTGEADTMMGKLKDELALLRVRPYDEKSHQGMLRHVVVRKGRATGEVMIVLVTKSKKFPQVDAVIEKIRELVPNVTSIVQNVNSEKTNVIFGDETITLWGNDTIEDTIGDVRFEISARSFYQINPIQTEVLYKQALDYAQLQGDERVIDAYCGIGSISLFLAQKAGQVMGVEIVPEAIEDAKRNAELNGLTNTYFEAGPAEEVIPRWYAEGKEADVLVVDPPRKGCDEALLNTIIEQKPKRVVYVSCNPATLARDLRILEDGGYKTQEVQPVDMFPHTTHCEAVAWLELV comes from the coding sequence ATGACTGCACCGATTAAAAAAAATGATCGTACAACTGTTTATATAGAAGATTTAACACATGATGGTAATGGCGTTGCAAAAATTGACGGCTATCCATTATTTATTCAAGGCGTACTTCCTGGGGAGACAGCAGAAGTACATGTCTTAAAAACATTAAAAAACTACGGCTTTGCAAAAGTGGTAGATATCCTAGAAAAATCACCAGATCGTGTAGATGCAACCTGTGAATATTTTGACCAGTGCGGGGGCTGTCAATTGCAGCATCTCTCATATGAAGGTCAATTAAAATGGAAACAAAACATGGTTGAGAATGCAATGAAGAGATTAGGTAAAATCGACGCACCCGTGCATCCAGTAAAAGGTATGGAAGAGCCGTGGCAGTACCGCAATAAATCACAAATTCCATTTGCACAAAATGAAGAAGGCGATGCAGTGGCAGGTTTCTACAAAACAAAATCACATGCCATTGTGGATATGAATCGTTGTCTAATTCAAACTGGTGAAGCAGATACAATGATGGGTAAATTAAAGGATGAGTTAGCATTATTACGTGTTCGTCCATATGATGAAAAGTCCCATCAAGGCATGCTACGTCATGTTGTTGTCCGTAAAGGTCGTGCTACTGGAGAAGTGATGATCGTACTTGTCACAAAATCAAAAAAATTCCCACAAGTAGATGCGGTAATCGAAAAAATCCGTGAACTTGTTCCAAATGTGACATCCATTGTACAAAACGTAAACAGCGAAAAAACCAATGTTATTTTCGGCGACGAAACAATTACGCTTTGGGGTAACGATACGATCGAAGATACAATTGGCGACGTACGCTTTGAAATTTCAGCACGTTCGTTCTATCAAATAAACCCAATCCAAACAGAAGTGCTTTACAAACAAGCACTAGACTATGCACAGCTACAAGGTGATGAGCGTGTAATTGATGCGTATTGTGGTATCGGATCAATTTCGTTATTTTTAGCTCAAAAAGCAGGACAAGTAATGGGTGTAGAAATCGTACCAGAAGCAATTGAAGATGCGAAACGTAACGCGGAGTTAAACGGCTTAACGAATACGTATTTCGAAGCAGGCCCAGCAGAGGAAGTCATTCCACGCTGGTACGCAGAAGGTAAAGAAGCTGACGTATTAGTAGTTGACCCACCGCGCAAAGGCTGCGATGAGGCACTACTAAATACAATTATCGAGCAAAAACCGAAACGTGTTGTATACGTTTCATGTAATCCAGCAACATTAGCACGCGATCTTCGCATTTTAGAAGATGGTGGCTATAAAACACAGGAAGTACAGCCAGTTGATATGTTCCCACATACGACACATTGTGAAGCGGTCGCTTGGTTGGAGTTGGTTTGA
- a CDS encoding Crp/Fnr family transcriptional regulator, giving the protein MKDILLKYMSDFTLMSEDEQRAIYESLRIDEYKKGQYLLRQGELSAIKCYFVLMGCVRQFFIDESGKEVTSNFFTEDQAIPIINEKTQDDLSKYSFVCVEDCILVVGDVDSENTMFNKYPQLEIMVRKMMEINIGEIQEQFGQFIGSSPEERYESVLRKRPELIDRVPQHQLASYLGITPESLSRIKKRIKKNKL; this is encoded by the coding sequence ATGAAGGATATACTATTAAAATATATGTCTGACTTTACTTTAATGAGTGAAGATGAACAGCGGGCAATCTATGAAAGTTTACGAATTGATGAATATAAAAAAGGACAATATCTTCTTAGACAAGGAGAACTTTCTGCTATTAAATGTTATTTCGTATTAATGGGGTGCGTTAGGCAGTTTTTTATAGATGAATCAGGTAAAGAAGTAACATCAAATTTTTTTACTGAAGATCAAGCTATTCCAATTATCAACGAAAAGACTCAAGATGACTTATCTAAGTATTCATTCGTGTGTGTTGAAGATTGCATATTAGTTGTTGGTGATGTTGATTCTGAAAATACGATGTTTAACAAATACCCACAACTTGAAATAATGGTGCGCAAAATGATGGAAATAAACATTGGTGAAATACAAGAACAATTCGGTCAATTTATTGGTTCTTCTCCAGAAGAACGATACGAATCCGTTTTAAGGAAACGCCCCGAGTTAATTGACCGTGTACCACAACATCAATTGGCGAGTTATCTAGGCATTACTCCTGAATCGTTAAGTAGAATAAAAAAACGAATTAAAAAAAATAAATTATAA
- a CDS encoding methyl-accepting chemotaxis protein — MSVRNKLNIGFLTIGFFLLLSIGFATIQFFRIGDEVSKAVDVQMAQIQRVNDIEQNLLSQGINARAYTSDPSQKNLDALNEHTNNLVTLISEVQKENMLKEATNPISNLKDQSEIIQQQIEKVVVAVQSRDISTALSAINGDYSYTSNFTHELTTNIEEIENAQLDKIVHRTKAMITLATIVSIVFIIVTVAIITFYIIFTKRGITNPLQIIVGDLEQMANGNLKIEHKAVKSKDEIGQLSRAFITLHRNFEELLLSIQHNSNELSNSSNLLQKNSGVISKETAQIQKLIQHTAQMSEAMATGASESAVAVDETSHGISAIAQSTNELHNGAIMLAHSASEGVQIVDEAKQQMNTMHQSTKMISNLTNVLIEQSEQISLITNAITAIADQTNLLALNAAIEAARAGEHGKGFAVVADEVRKLAEQSKQSANEIVVLTETIQENSKNVSDAVENSLHCAQQGVVVIDRAGQSFHHISDNIFAMSERVEQISATAQEISASAEEVTASVTEISFGTEQTTDNVEKVALATSSQVDVVKQIESLSHRLAEQSKELQNSMHRFTL, encoded by the coding sequence ATGTCAGTTCGTAATAAGCTTAATATTGGATTTCTTACCATTGGATTTTTCCTACTTTTATCAATAGGCTTCGCTACTATACAATTCTTTCGTATAGGCGATGAAGTTTCAAAAGCAGTTGATGTCCAAATGGCACAAATCCAGCGTGTAAATGATATTGAACAAAATTTACTGTCACAAGGGATCAACGCACGTGCCTATACAAGTGACCCTTCACAGAAAAATTTAGATGCCCTTAATGAACACACGAATAATCTAGTCACTTTAATTAGCGAAGTTCAAAAGGAAAACATGTTAAAAGAAGCAACAAATCCTATATCAAATTTAAAAGATCAATCTGAAATAATTCAGCAGCAGATTGAAAAAGTTGTGGTAGCCGTTCAAAGTCGTGATATTTCGACAGCGCTTTCTGCTATTAATGGTGATTACAGTTATACAAGTAATTTTACACATGAGCTTACAACGAATATCGAAGAAATTGAAAATGCGCAACTCGATAAAATTGTACATCGGACAAAAGCTATGATTACATTGGCTACAATTGTGTCCATTGTTTTCATTATAGTTACCGTTGCTATCATCACGTTTTACATAATTTTCACAAAACGTGGCATCACAAATCCCCTTCAAATTATTGTGGGAGATTTGGAGCAAATGGCGAATGGTAATTTAAAGATTGAACATAAAGCGGTTAAATCTAAAGATGAAATTGGCCAGCTTTCAAGGGCGTTTATTACATTACATCGAAATTTCGAAGAATTATTACTTAGTATTCAACATAACTCGAATGAATTAAGTAATTCGTCAAATCTATTGCAGAAAAACAGTGGTGTTATTTCTAAAGAAACGGCTCAAATTCAAAAACTAATTCAGCATACCGCGCAAATGTCTGAAGCGATGGCAACTGGAGCGAGTGAAAGTGCTGTAGCTGTAGACGAAACCTCTCACGGTATTAGCGCCATTGCACAATCTACTAACGAGCTACATAACGGTGCTATCATGTTGGCACATTCAGCAAGTGAAGGTGTACAGATAGTTGATGAAGCGAAACAACAAATGAATACAATGCATCAATCTACAAAAATGATTTCCAATTTAACAAATGTATTAATCGAACAGTCAGAGCAAATTAGCTTGATTACAAATGCGATTACCGCTATTGCTGACCAAACGAATTTACTTGCATTAAACGCCGCTATTGAAGCCGCCCGAGCAGGTGAACATGGTAAAGGTTTCGCTGTCGTAGCAGATGAGGTACGTAAGTTAGCTGAGCAATCGAAGCAATCTGCCAATGAAATTGTCGTACTAACAGAAACCATTCAAGAAAACTCAAAAAATGTTAGTGATGCCGTAGAAAATAGCTTACATTGTGCACAACAAGGCGTAGTCGTTATCGATCGTGCAGGTCAGTCATTCCATCATATTTCTGATAATATTTTTGCAATGAGTGAACGTGTAGAGCAAATTTCCGCGACTGCTCAAGAAATTTCTGCAAGTGCTGAAGAAGTGACTGCCTCTGTAACTGAAATTTCATTTGGTACAGAGCAAACAACAGATAATGTTGAAAAAGTTGCCTTGGCAACATCTTCGCAAGTGGATGTTGTAAAGCAAATTGAAAGCTTATCTCACCGATTAGCAGAGCAATCTAAAGAGCTCCAAAATAGCATGCACCGCTTTACGCTATAA
- a CDS encoding cytochrome d ubiquinol oxidase subunit II — MTLQLIGICVLWSFLFGYVIIASIDFGAGFYNAYSVLTNRSDVLSDIIKRYLSPVWEVTNVFLVFFFVGIVGFFPQTAYYYGTILLVPVSISLILLSIRGAYYAFESYGVTGHKGYATAYGIAGLFIPASLSVVLTISEGGFVELVGNVPKLNYKALFVSPLTWSIVVLSIVAVLYISAVFLTWYARKANDEIAANLMRKYGLIWTIPLAIAAGGILFEFRGHNPFRFEKVVDVWWLFAISGLLFLITTGLLWTKKKYGLMVILLFTQFAFAFFAYGISHYPYLLYPYLSINDSFTNNEMAIALIIAFGLGALLLIPSLYLLFKLFVFNKDYVRGAHDDHA, encoded by the coding sequence ATGACATTACAATTGATTGGTATTTGTGTACTATGGTCTTTTCTATTTGGTTATGTGATTATCGCCTCAATTGATTTTGGTGCTGGATTTTATAATGCATATAGCGTGTTAACCAATCGATCCGACGTGTTAAGTGATATCATCAAACGTTATTTATCCCCCGTTTGGGAAGTAACGAATGTATTTCTCGTATTTTTCTTTGTAGGGATTGTTGGTTTTTTCCCACAAACCGCCTATTATTACGGCACCATCTTACTCGTGCCAGTTAGTATTTCACTCATTTTATTATCCATTCGTGGTGCGTATTATGCATTTGAATCTTATGGGGTAACAGGACATAAAGGCTATGCAACGGCTTATGGGATAGCAGGGCTATTTATTCCTGCGTCATTATCGGTTGTATTAACAATTTCAGAGGGTGGCTTTGTTGAGCTTGTTGGAAATGTGCCCAAATTAAATTACAAAGCTTTATTTGTGAGTCCGCTCACTTGGAGTATTGTGGTGCTAAGTATCGTTGCGGTTCTATATATTTCTGCAGTATTTTTAACGTGGTATGCACGTAAAGCAAATGATGAAATTGCAGCAAATTTAATGCGGAAATATGGGCTTATTTGGACGATACCCCTTGCAATTGCAGCAGGGGGAATATTGTTTGAATTTCGCGGACATAACCCATTTCGTTTTGAAAAAGTTGTCGATGTATGGTGGCTATTTGCCATCTCGGGATTATTATTTTTAATTACGACAGGGCTCTTATGGACGAAGAAAAAATATGGCTTAATGGTCATATTATTGTTTACACAGTTTGCCTTTGCCTTTTTTGCATACGGAATATCGCATTATCCTTATTTACTGTATCCTTACTTATCCATCAATGACAGTTTTACAAATAATGAGATGGCAATTGCCTTAATTATTGCTTTTGGACTGGGCGCGTTACTCCTCATCCCGTCTCTGTATTTATTATTTAAGCTATTTGTATTCAACAAAGACTATGTACGTGGTGCACATGATGACCATGCTTAG
- a CDS encoding NAD(P)-dependent alcohol dehydrogenase — translation MKAIVCDKYGSPDVLELKEVKKPFPTENQVLVKVHSASLNFGNLVLLKGKPFLARFAFGLTKPKYSIPGGDIAGTVEAVGENVKLFKVGDEVFGDLSGCGWGGFAEYVTAPEYALALKPTNTSFEEAAASPMAGVTALQGLRDKGEIKSGHKVLIYGASGGVGTFAVQIAKSFGAEVTGVCSTRNVEIVRSIGADHIIDYIKEDFSQQKECYDLVLGVNGSNSISAYKRILKPNGNFVHVGGSESQLYQTLFLGPLISMTGRKKMRSLLQRANQKDLNDVKELLESGVCQYSCRIKLLYFSTKLIFIVFRIPISIEAIALCLIAC, via the coding sequence ATGAAGGCAATAGTTTGTGATAAATATGGTTCACCTGATGTACTTGAATTAAAGGAGGTAAAAAAACCTTTTCCTACCGAGAATCAAGTATTAGTTAAGGTTCATTCAGCATCTTTAAACTTTGGCAACCTAGTTCTTTTGAAAGGTAAACCCTTCTTAGCCCGTTTTGCCTTTGGACTAACGAAACCAAAATACTCAATTCCAGGAGGTGACATAGCTGGTACAGTTGAAGCTGTTGGGGAAAACGTTAAGCTATTTAAAGTAGGCGATGAAGTATTTGGTGACCTTTCTGGTTGTGGCTGGGGTGGTTTTGCTGAATATGTAACGGCCCCCGAATATGCTTTAGCCTTAAAGCCAACCAATACCTCCTTTGAGGAAGCTGCTGCGTCTCCTATGGCAGGCGTGACTGCCTTACAAGGACTACGTGATAAAGGTGAAATTAAATCGGGGCATAAAGTATTAATTTATGGCGCATCTGGAGGCGTTGGAACTTTTGCGGTACAAATTGCTAAATCATTCGGTGCTGAAGTAACGGGCGTATGTAGTACAAGAAATGTAGAAATAGTGCGTTCGATAGGAGCCGACCATATCATTGATTATATAAAAGAGGATTTTTCACAACAAAAGGAATGTTATGATTTGGTTCTTGGCGTGAATGGTTCTAATTCCATTTCAGCTTATAAACGTATACTAAAGCCAAATGGAAATTTTGTTCACGTAGGAGGTTCCGAGTCTCAACTTTATCAAACATTATTTCTTGGACCTTTAATTTCAATGACTGGAAGAAAGAAAATGCGTAGCCTGTTACAAAGAGCAAATCAAAAAGACTTAAATGATGTAAAAGAGTTACTTGAGAGCGGTGTCTGTCAATATAGTTGTCGCATCAAGTTACTTTATTTTTCTACTAAACTCATATTTATTGTGTTCAGAATCCCCATATCAATCGAAGCTATCGCGCTTTGCTTGATCGCCTGTTAA